The following DNA comes from bacterium.
GTGAGCTTATACGCCCTTTTCGGAAAGGATGAGGCTGCACTTCAAAGAGTGCGGCCTTTTTGTTGATGATTAAAAATCCCTGGCGCCATGGCTTGACAGGAAAAGGGGCTTGATATTATGTTTGATCAATAACATAATTCAGCCGGATAAAGGTTTCGGAAGGCACTTTCCAGCCTGAGGGCGGTAGAGGACGGAAGCAATTAAAAACGCACGCCAGAAAGCGGGCGTTTTTTCGGGAAGGCAAGTAAGGATCAACCTAAACTGAGAGAGGTGATATCCAGGTAAGAGTGCTGAGTTGCGGTTGAGCATGGCCCGGCTGTCTCAGGGTCACAGCCGGACTGCTCGGTCGTTGTGCTGCGCCCTCGAGGTCTCCCCTGGCCAAGAGGCGAGCCCTGGAACGGGAGGGGTGGATGGTGAGCTGCAAAAGGAGGCAATCATGTCTCGCAGCGGAAGAATCACACGTATCTGGTTGATTACGCTTCTGGTCAGTTTTGTTCTCGCGGTCGGCGCCGGCGCCCAGACCACGGCCAAACCCGACACCTGCAAGGCCAAGAAAACCGAGACGGTCAAGGCCAAGAAAGTCAAACCCGCGCCCAAGCAGGTCGAGACTCAGAAAAAGGACCAGGAGAAGCCCAAGAAATAGTCGCCGGGGCCATCGGTTACGGGTGCGGAGTTATCGACCCGGACCGCCGGTGAACCCTTTCGATATGGCTGCCGCCGCTTTACGGACACTCGGAAAGCGGCGGTTTTTATTTGCCGCAACTCTGGCGCCGGGCGACAGGCGCGGATATATTGTTTTCTATTCGTACTTATTCACTCTTGCCTTTCCCTCAGCCCTCCAGGAGGAATGATGTTCAGAAGAGTATACGCGTTGGCCGTCCTTTGCGCGTTGGTCTGCTTCCCCGCCCTTGTGTCGGCCCAGGAGGCGATGGGCGAGCTGAAACTCCTGGACTGGAAGCCCAAGAGCCAGCTCGTGGTCAACGAGACCATGGTCCTGCGGCCCAAGTTCCCGGTGTTCGATGTCCACAACCACATGCGCCGCCTGGACATGCTCAAGACCTACCTGGCGGAGATGGACAAGGCCGGCGTGGTGCGCTGCGTGAGCCTGGACGGGATGAGCAAGGACGATTTCTACAAGAAGCACATCGAGGCCTCCCGGGCCGTCTCGGCCGAGCGTCTCCTCGTTTTCTTCTCCCCGAATTTCGAGGGCATCGACGACCCCAAGTGGGCCGAGCGCGAGATAGCCAAGCTCAAGGACGCCGTGCGCTTGGGCGCGCGCGGGGTGAAGATATTCAAGGAGCTGGGACTGGTCTACCGCGACAACAGCGGCAAGCTCATACCCGTGGATGACCCGCGCATCGACCCGTTCTGGGACGCGGTGGGCCAGCTCAAGATTCCGGTCATGATCCATGTCAGCGACCCCAAGGCCTTTTTCACCCCGGTGGACAAGTATAACGAGCGCTATGACGAGCTGGGCGCCCACCCGGACTGGGCTTTCGGCGACACCACGAAATATCCCTCCAAGTGGGAGATCCTGGCCCAGCGTAACCGGATGTTCGCCAAGCACCCCAACACCATCTACATCGGCGCACACATGGGCACCCTGCCCGAGGAGCTGCACCAGGTGGGGATGTGGCTGGACGCCTACCCGAATTTCTACGTGGACATCGACGCCCGCATCAGCGAGCTGGGCCGTCAGCCCTACACCTGCCGCAAGTTCCTCATCCAGTACCAGGACCGCGTGATGTTCGGCACCGACACCCCGCCCAACGCCGAATCGTACCGCATCTACTACCGTTTCCTGGAGACCTGGGATGAGTATTTCGACCCGGCCGGCGGACACCACCTGCAGGGCCGCTGGATGATCTACGGGGTCGGGCTGCCGGATGAGGTGCTGGAGAAAATCTACCACCTGAACGCGGACAAGATTTTCGCCCGCTTCCAGGGCTGAGCCGAGCGAGGTGAGCGAGGATGGCTGGAATCGACAAAGATAAATACCTGCGGCTGTTCCGGACCGAGCTGCTGGAGAACGTGATCCCGTTCTGGCTCGGGCACAGCCTGGACCGCGAGTGCGGAGGCTATTTCAACTGCCTGGGCCGTGACGGCGAGGTGTACGACAGCACCAAGCACATGTGGCTCCAGGGCCGCGAGGTCTGGATGTTCTCCAAGCTGTACAACAACCTGGAGAAACGCCCGGAATGGCGTGAGGCCGCCGAACTTGGCTACAGCTTCATCCGGCGCTTCGGCGTGGGCCCGGAGGGACGGGCCTATTTCAGCCTCGACCGCCAGGGCCGGCCGATCTCGATCCAGCGCAAGGTTTTCTCGGAGTGTTTCTACAGCCTGGCCCTGCTGGAGTTTTCGCGCCTGACCGGCGACAGCTCGATCCGCACCGAGGCCGAGGCGGTTTTCGCCCGGGTGCGCGCCTGGAGCGCCGACCCCGCGGCCCTGGGCCGTCCGGTGCTGGCCGGGCAGCGTCCCGCCAGCGCCCTGGCCGTGCCGATGATCACCCTGTCGCTGGCCGCGGATTTCGCCGCGGACGACAGCCGCGGGACGGGGGTGTGGCTGCCGCTGATCCACGAGTGCATCGAGGGCATCCGGCGGCACGCGAAACCGGACCAGCGCCTGGTCTACGAGAACATGGCCCCGGATGGCGGCGCGCTGCCCGGCAGCGAGGGCAACCTGCTCAACCCGGGCCACGCAATCGAGACCGGCTGGTTCCTGATCGAGGTGGGGCGCAGCCTGGGCGACAGCGCCGTGGTGGCCGAGGGCGTGGCCATGATAGACTGGATGTTTGAGAAAGGCTGGGACCACGAGCACGGCGGGCTGTTCTATTTCCTGGATGCCCGTGGCTGTTCGCCCACGCAGCTCGAATGGCCGATGAAACTGTGGTGGCCGCACTGCGAGGCGCTCTACGGCCTGCTGGCCGCCTGGCGCGAAACCGGCGAGCAGCGGCACGCCGACTCGTTCGAGCGCCTGGTGGAGTACACCTTTGCCCGCTTCCCCGACCCCGGCCACGGCGAGTGGTTCGGCTACCTGGACCGCGAGGGGCGGGTCACCCACACGTTCAAGGGCGGGCCGTACAAGGGCTGTTTCCACGTGCCGCGCTGCCTCTGGCTGGTGCTGCGGGCCCTGGAACAGATGTAAAAAGTCGAATCGATTCTTTCGGTTTGGATCAGCATTGTCCGGTTAGGAACATGCAGTGAGAAGCCGAAAGACCCTTTTCTGCTTTGGTTTCGGCCAAAGCAGTAAAGCCAGCGGGGGCCGCGAACTCGTCCTGGCCGCAAAACTTCATCAACCGTCGATGTGCCCGGCGCTTTGATACCGCTGCCGCGAATCGCCGCCGGACCGTGCGTCAATTTCAGCCCCGGCCGTTTCAGGCTCGATTACACGCTGCCCTGGCGGGAGGCTCAGACAGGTGCGGCCCCCAAAAGGCTGAACTGCGGCGGCCTGACGGCCGCAAATGGGTTTACCCGCATGGGATGCCAGGCGGCGCTATAGGGGCGCTTCTTGTGTTCGCCCGTAAAACTGATATGCAATTTCCTAACCGGACATCGCTGGTTTGGATGAACCTTCAGGGGGTGCGCTTCGGCGTGCCCCCTGTTTTTTTGAGCCCCGGCGGCACTTAGCTTTGCGGGCGGATTGAGAATTTTTCTCTTTCGCTCTTGACAATCCCAGGAAGAGTTTTTATAATAATATCAGGAATCATTATTGATAAGGAAACAGAATGAGCAACCCGAGACGCATGACCCGTCAGCGCAGCCTGATCCTGGCCGAGCT
Coding sequences within:
- a CDS encoding amidohydrolase encodes the protein MFRRVYALAVLCALVCFPALVSAQEAMGELKLLDWKPKSQLVVNETMVLRPKFPVFDVHNHMRRLDMLKTYLAEMDKAGVVRCVSLDGMSKDDFYKKHIEASRAVSAERLLVFFSPNFEGIDDPKWAEREIAKLKDAVRLGARGVKIFKELGLVYRDNSGKLIPVDDPRIDPFWDAVGQLKIPVMIHVSDPKAFFTPVDKYNERYDELGAHPDWAFGDTTKYPSKWEILAQRNRMFAKHPNTIYIGAHMGTLPEELHQVGMWLDAYPNFYVDIDARISELGRQPYTCRKFLIQYQDRVMFGTDTPPNAESYRIYYRFLETWDEYFDPAGGHHLQGRWMIYGVGLPDEVLEKIYHLNADKIFARFQG
- a CDS encoding AGE family epimerase/isomerase codes for the protein MAGIDKDKYLRLFRTELLENVIPFWLGHSLDRECGGYFNCLGRDGEVYDSTKHMWLQGREVWMFSKLYNNLEKRPEWREAAELGYSFIRRFGVGPEGRAYFSLDRQGRPISIQRKVFSECFYSLALLEFSRLTGDSSIRTEAEAVFARVRAWSADPAALGRPVLAGQRPASALAVPMITLSLAADFAADDSRGTGVWLPLIHECIEGIRRHAKPDQRLVYENMAPDGGALPGSEGNLLNPGHAIETGWFLIEVGRSLGDSAVVAEGVAMIDWMFEKGWDHEHGGLFYFLDARGCSPTQLEWPMKLWWPHCEALYGLLAAWRETGEQRHADSFERLVEYTFARFPDPGHGEWFGYLDREGRVTHTFKGGPYKGCFHVPRCLWLVLRALEQM